In Bernardetia litoralis DSM 6794, the genomic window ACTTGGAAAGCAAAAGCTAAAAATTTACTTCCTTTTTCCTTGTACTCTCCTTCAGAAGGATTTTTTATTGTCAAAAAAGTGTCAATCATTGAATAATATTATAAAGTTGTTTAAGAATAGATTAGTGTATTTATCTATTGGTGTCACTACACTAAAACACCAACAAAGACTGATTTATTTTTCTTAAAAATAGGTTTACAAACCCAATTCTAAGAAGTTGTTTAAGAATTAGTTTTGTGTGTTTTTTATTTGTGTCGCTACATTAAAACATCAACAAATACTGGATTATTTTTAAACAACTTCTAAGGAAAAATATAAATCAAGTTACTGTATTTCACTTTTCTATTTCCTAAACTTTATTTCCTCTAATAAAAACTTGTTCAATTAAATGGCTACCAAACGAATATGGCATAAAAGCAAGCGATGGAATTTTTTTAGTAAGAATCAAATTTGCATCTGTATTTTTACGAATAATACCATGTGTTTTTTCAAGATTAATGGCATAAGCTGCATTTAAAGTAGCTGCATTAATGGCTTCTTCAGGTGTCATTTGCATATGAATACACGCCAGCGAAAGCACAAACGGCATATTTCCAGATGGCGAACTCCCTGGATTGTAATCTGTTGCCAACGAAACAGGTAAACCACTTTCAATCATTTTTCTGGCAGGCGCATACTGCAAACGCAAGAAAAATGCTGTACTTGGCAAAAGTGTCGGCATTGTTTGGTCGTGATTTTTGGCAGAATCGGCAGAATTTAGAAGCGAATTTATTTCATCCTCTCCCATGTGTTCCAAATGATCAACACTTCTTGCTCCATGTTTTACTCCAATTTGAACACCTCCAGAAGTATCAAGTTCGTTTGCATGTAGCTTTATTTTTAGATTGTGTTTTGTGGCTGCATTTAATATTCTATCGGTTTCTTCTACCGTAAAAAATCCTTTATCACAAAAAACATCACAATAATCGGCTAGATTTTCGGCTGCCACTTGTGGAATCATTTTTTGAGTGAGCAAATCCATATAACTCTCTCTTGAAATTTCTTTTGGAAAGGCATGTGCGCCCAAAAAAGTAGATTTTATTTCTATTGGAGAAACTTCTTTTAGTTTTTGGATTACTCTCAACATTTTTATTTCATCCTCTAAAGTAAGTCCGTAACCACTTTTTATTTCGGCTGCACCTGTTCCAAATCCTATCATCTCAACAAGTCTTTGATGGGCAGCTTCATATAATTCTTCTTCTGAAGTTTGTTGTAATCTTTTAGTAGAATTTAAAATTCCTCCTCCTCGTTGGGCAATTTCTTCGTAGGTCAAGCCGTGTATTCTGTCTTCAAATTCTTTTTCTCGGCTTCCTGCATAAACGATGTGTGTATGAGAATCTACAAAAGAAGGCAAAATAAATTTGCCTGTTGCATCTATTTTTTCTATTTCTGAGGAATCTAACCAAGCTGATTTTTGCTCGTTTGTTATTTCTTCCATCTTACCAAACTCTTTTATTTTTCCATTTTCTACTAATAAAAAAGCATTTTCTATGCTTGGTAAATTTTGCATATCTTTTCCTGCACGAAAGGAAGGTATTTTTTGATTTTGTCCTTCTACTTGAACTAATGATTTGATATTTAGGAATAAGGTCTTTTTCATAGATTGAATAGAGTTTGTGTATTTTGGTAAATGAATTAGTGCAAAAATACGAAATTGAGTGTAAAAAAATTAATCGTTTTTTTTTACTAAAAAACGTATTCGTTATCAAAATAAAAATTATCTTTAGAGATAAAACTAGCAACCCAAAATTACTTAAATTAATATCATTATGAGTAACTACTTTTCTATAGAAGAAGCCATTACAAAAATTTATAATCATAAAACTAAATCTTATTTTAATGAAGTATATGAAACTTTTGTAAATGAAAATTATCGTTCTTCTATAGTAATGCTTTATTCAGTATTAATTTGTGATTTAATTTTTAAATTAAGAGATCTTAGAGATATTTATAGAGATGATAGAGCTAAAAAAATTCTTGAGGATGTTGAAAAACTTCAAATAAACAATCCTACTTCTCCAGATTGGGAATCTAAATTAATTGACTTTATTTTCAAAAATTTAGATATTCTTGAAAAGTCAGATGAAGAGACAATTAGGTATTTACAAAAACAACGACATTTATCAGCTCACCCTGTACTAACACAAGTTGATATGCTTTATGCTCCAGATAAATATACTACTCTTCATTTAATAAAAACTATGTTAGATAGAGTATTCACTCAACCTCCTTACTTTTCTAATAAAATATTTGAAACTTTTATTACTGACCTAGCTGAAGTAAAAGATATATTAGGTAATGATTCTAATCAGATTAGTTCATATATTAATTCAAAATATATAAGTAAAATGAAGGAAGAGAGTTTGGCTAAACTCTTTCGAACTTTATGGAAAATAACTTTTATGGTTGATGATGACTTATCTAATGAAAATAGAAAAATTAATTTTTTAGCTCTAAAAGCAATATTTTCCTTTAAATCTACTTTTCTTATGTTACAAATTGAGAACGAAAAAAAGTACTACAGTAATAATATTAATAAAAGTAATTATTTTCTATTAGCTACACTACTCTTTAAGCATCACAATATATTCTACAAGTTAGATAGTACGTTCCAAGATTTATATAAAACATATGTTGATAATAGTGAAAAAGAAAAAAGTATCTGTTGGTTTTTCTATCCCTCTCTAGCAGATTATATAAATGCTTTGAATAATAAAGACTTGGATTTTTTACTTAGAAAAAACGCTTTACTTTCAATAAAAAGTCTATTTTATGATAATGGTTTTAAGAATGAATTTATGCTGAAAATAATCTCTTATTTTTTATCTAGTAATACTTATGATAGAGCTATTA contains:
- the hutI gene encoding imidazolonepropionase, coding for MKKTLFLNIKSLVQVEGQNQKIPSFRAGKDMQNLPSIENAFLLVENGKIKEFGKMEEITNEQKSAWLDSSEIEKIDATGKFILPSFVDSHTHIVYAGSREKEFEDRIHGLTYEEIAQRGGGILNSTKRLQQTSEEELYEAAHQRLVEMIGFGTGAAEIKSGYGLTLEDEIKMLRVIQKLKEVSPIEIKSTFLGAHAFPKEISRESYMDLLTQKMIPQVAAENLADYCDVFCDKGFFTVEETDRILNAATKHNLKIKLHANELDTSGGVQIGVKHGARSVDHLEHMGEDEINSLLNSADSAKNHDQTMPTLLPSTAFFLRLQYAPARKMIESGLPVSLATDYNPGSSPSGNMPFVLSLACIHMQMTPEEAINAATLNAAYAINLEKTHGIIRKNTDANLILTKKIPSLAFMPYSFGSHLIEQVFIRGNKV